In Musa acuminata AAA Group cultivar baxijiao chromosome BXJ2-3, Cavendish_Baxijiao_AAA, whole genome shotgun sequence, the following proteins share a genomic window:
- the LOC103977652 gene encoding pathogenesis-related protein 1-like: MASGSWTLEIESSVEASRLFKAAVLDWHSLAPKIAPEIVVSGAVIEGEGSVGAVRQLNFSPALPFGYVKERLDFVDMDKFECKQTLVEGGHIGSKLETATSHFKFQPTAGGGCVLKVVTTYKLLPGAEDDQGETMKSKETVTGIIKAAEAYLLANPDAYL, translated from the exons ATGGCTTCCGGTTCTTGGACGCTCGAGATCGAGTCCTCCGTCGAGGCATCTCGCCTGTTCAAGGCCGCCGTCCTCGACTGGCACTCCTTGGCTCCCAAGATCGCGCCGGAGATCGTCGTGAGCGGCGCCGTCATCGAAGGTGAAGGTAGCGTCGGGGCCGTGAGGCAACTCAACTTCTCACCAG CATTACCATTCGGCTACGTGAAGGAGCGGCTGGACTTTGTGGACATGGACAAGTTCGAGTGCAAGCAGACGCTCGTGGAAGGAGGCCATATCGGGAGCAAGCTGGAGACGGCGACGTCTCATTTCAAGTTCCAGCCGACAGCCGGTGGGGGATGTGTGTTGAAGGTTGTGACCACCTACAAGCTACTGCCCGGGGCTGAGGACGACCAGGGCGAGACGATGAAGTCCAAGGAGACGGTGACCGGAATCATCAAGGCCGCGGAAGCCTACCTGTTGGCCAACCCTGACGCCTACCTGTAG
- the LOC103977651 gene encoding pathogenesis-related protein 1 has product MASGSWTLEIESSVEASRLFKAAVLDWHSLAPKIAPEIVVSGAVIEGEGSVGAVRQLNFSPALPFGYVKERLDFVDMDKFECKQTLVEGGHIGSKLETATSHFKFQPAAGGGCVLKVVTTYKLLPGAEDDQGETMKSKETVTGIIKAAEAYLLAHPDAYL; this is encoded by the exons ATGGCTTCTGGTTCTTGGACGCTCGAGATCGAGTCCTCCGTCGAGGCATCTCGCCTGTTCAAGGCCGCCGTCCTCGACTGGCACTCCTTGGCCCCCAAGATTGCGCCGGAGATCGTCGTAAGCGGCGCCGTCATCGAAGGTGAAGGTAGCGTCGGGGCCGTGAGGCAACTCAACTTCTCACCAG CGTTACCATTCGGCTACGTGAAGGAGCGGCTGGACTTTGTGGACATGGACAAGTTCGAGTGCAAGCAGACGCTCGTGGAAGGAGGCCACATCGGGAGCAAGCTGGAGACGGCGACGTCTCATTTCAAGTTCCAGCCGGCAGCCGGTGGGGGATGTGTGTTGAAGGTTGTGACCACCTACAAGCTACTGCCCGGGGCTGAGGACGACCAGGGCGAGACGATGAAGTCCAAGGAGACGGTGACCGGAATCATCAAGGCCGCGGAAGCCTACCTGTTGGCCCACCCTGACGCCTACCTGTAG